One stretch of Girardinichthys multiradiatus isolate DD_20200921_A chromosome 2, DD_fGirMul_XY1, whole genome shotgun sequence DNA includes these proteins:
- the kxd1 gene encoding kxDL motif-containing protein 1, translated as MVEPTASGVFCNRMLSMVNSEDVNAIIQAQRHMLDRFEKTNEMLINFNGLSNVRLQQMNERFLLHTRTLVDMKKDLDSIFRRIRTLKGKIAKQYPEAFSNIHESPILEDDDEEFDPIPPSVATTTTTATSEQSTESCDTSPDVISPTVSRCSEDLSQEPPDTPTSDFLETAVLRDEGPDSVAAE; from the exons ATGGTGGAGCCCACAGCCTCCGGTGTGTTCTGTAACAGGATGCTGAGCATGGTGAATTCTGAAGATGTGAACGCCATCATCCAGGCTCAGAGACACAT gCTCGACCGCTTTGAGAAAACCAATGAGATGCTGATCAACTTCAATGGACTGTCGAACGTGAGGCTGCAGCAGATGAACGAGCGCTTCCTGCTCCACACCCGCACTTTGGTAGACATGAAGAAGGATCTGGACAGCATCTTCAGGAGAATCAG AACATTAAAAGGAAAGATTGCAAAGCAGTACCCAGAAGCCTTCAGCA ACATCCATGAGTCACCCATCTTGGAGGATGACGACGAAGAATTTGACCCGATTCCTCCCAGCGTTGCTACAACAACCACCACAGCCACATCGGAGCAGAGCACAGAATCATGTGACACAAGTCCAGATGTGATCTCGCCCACCGTGAGTAGATGCTCTGAAGATCTGTCTCAGGAGCCACCAGACACGCCGACCTCTGACTTCTTAGAGACGGCCGTCCTGCGGGACGAGGGTCCCGACTCTGTAGCTGCAGAGTAG
- the LOC124859853 gene encoding endoplasmic reticulum-Golgi intermediate compartment protein 2-like — protein MRRISRKKALTLVKELDAFPKVPESYVETTASGGTVSLVAFSLMAVLSFLEFFVYRNTWMNYEYEVDKDFTSKLRINVDITVAMRCQYIGADVLDLAETMVASDGLKYEPVRFELPPERKLWHMTLLHIQDRLRVEHSLQNVLFKSAMKGPSPAPSQSDDSSSSPSSCRIHGHLYVNKVAGNFHITIGKSIPHPRGHAHLAALVSHDSYNFSHRIDHLSFGEEIPGLINPLDGTEKITTDGNHMFQYFITIVPTKLNTYQMSADTHQYSVTERERVINHAAGSHGVSGIFMKYDISSLMVKVTEQHMPLWQFLVRLCGIVGGIFSTTGMIHGMVGYLVDVVCCRFQMGIYKRMNAPLNAEGDGPIVAPTGSYSEQ, from the exons ATGAGGAGAATATCCAGGAAAAAAGCTCTGACTCTGGTGAAGGAATTAGATGCTTTTCCCAAAGTGCCTGAGAGCTACGTGGAGACAACAGCCAGCGGAGGAACAG TGTCTCTGGTAGCTTTCTCCCTCATGGCGGTTCTGTCCTTCCTGGAGTTCTTTGTGTACAGAAACACATGGATGAACTATGAATACGAGGTGGACAAAGACTTCACCAG CAAACTCAGGATAAATGTAGACATCACAGTAGCCATGAGATGCCAGT ACATAGGAGCAGATGTCCTGGATCTGGCAGAGACTATGGTTGCTTCAGATGGTTTAAAATATGAGCCA gtCAGGTTTGAACTCCCACCAGAGCGAAAACTGTGGCACAT GACTCTCCTGCACATCCAGGACCGTCTCAGAGTGGAGCACTCTCTGCAGAACGTGCTCTTCAAGTCTGCAATGAAAGGACCTTCTCCGGCTCCGAGTCAAAG TGATGACAGCTCCAGTTCGCCCAGTTCCTGCAGGATACATGGGCACCTGTATGTCAACAAAGTGGCAGGGAATTTCCACATCACTATTGGCAA GTCCATACCTCACCCTAGAGGTCACGCCCATCTAGCTGCACTAGTCAGCCATGACT CTTACAACTTCTCTCACCGGATTGACCACTTATCCTTTGGAGAAGAGATCCCTGGCCTGATCAACCCTCTCGATGGCACAGAAAAGATAACTACTGATG GAAACCACATGTTTCAGTACTTCATCACCATTGTGCCTACCAAGCTCAACACATACCAAATGTCTGCAGATACACATCAGTACTCGGTCACAGAGCGG GAGCGAGTTATAAACCACGCTGCAGGCAGCCACGGAGTCTCGGGGATCTTCATGAAATACGACATCAGCTCACTGATGGTCAAAGTCACCGAGCAGCACATGCCTCTTTGGCAGTTTCTCGTCAGACTGTGCGGCATCGTCGGAGGCATTTTTTCCACGACAG GCATGATCCATGGAATGGTGGGATATTTGGTCGATGTGGTTTGCTGTCGTTTCCAAATGGGGATCTACAAACGTATGAAT GCTCCTCTGAATGCAGAAGGAGATGGTCCAATTGTAGCACCTACAGGAAGTTACTCTGAGCAGTGA